Within the Maribacter sp. BPC-D8 genome, the region AGCTTTTTTTTATTTTAAAATTGTGATAGTTTAAACGTATTCTTTCAGAATACCCATTAGCGTAGTAGCATCTTGCTCACCACTTTGTCGCCATACCATTTCACCTTTTTTATAAATCATAAGTGTAGGTAGACCTTTAACACGTAGCGCTTGAGAAAGCTCTTTGTTCTTATCCACATCAATCTTTATAACCTTACCTCTATTACCTAAGGCAGCGGCCACATCTCTTAATACAGAATGCATTGCAGTCGACTGTTCGTTCCACTCTGCATAAAAATCAAGTAGAACGGGTACCTTTAAATCTATTAGCTCACCAAATTTGGACATAAAAAATGCTTTTCTTAGTTATCCAAATGTAATAAAAATTGTTAAAATACTAGTCTTAGCATTCCAATTGTAACGCTCTAAAAGGGTTAAAATCATGTTAACGCCTTTTTCTTGAGTGTTATTACGGTGATTTCAGGCCAAATTCCTACCCTACCTGGGTATCCTAAAAAGCCAAAACCTCTGTTTACATTAATAAATTGACCCATTTCTTTATAGATACCTGCCCAATAAGGGTACCTCCATTTCACAGGGCTCCACTTGATCCATCCAGGTATTTCGATACCAAATTGCATACCGTGGGTATGTCCGCTTAAAGTTAAATGATAATGATAAGCATCTTGTATTACCTCCATTTCCCAGTGCGATGGATCATGACTCATCAATATTTTAAAATCATCGGCATTAATCTTTGAAGCCGCTTTTTTAAGATCACCCGCTTTTTTGAATCCACCTTTACCCCAATTCTCCACTCCTACCAATGCAATTTTATCATCTCCTTTTTGCAAGTACCTGTGCTCGTTAAGCAGAAGATCAAAACCCATTTTCTTTTGCAGTGTTTTTAAGTCTTCTAAATTCTGATGTTTTAGTTCTTCTGTATCCCAAGGGATGTAATCTCCGTAATCATGATTTCCTAAAACTGAAAACTTGCCATCTTTAGCCTCAAGGGTACTGAACAAATCTGCCCATGGTTCCATTTCAGAAGTCATATTATTGACCATATCACCAGTAAACAACAAAACATCACTTTTTTGCTTATTGATTAAGTCAATACCATATTCTATCATCTTTCTATCATCAAAACTACCACTATGTATATCTGAAATTTGAGTAATCTGATAGCCGTCAAAACTATCGGGTAAATCATCGAACTCTAAATCGTATTTCAAGACTTTAAAGTTGTATTTACCTTTATACATACCATACAATAGCGCACCAAAAGGAACTGCAGCAATACCTAAAGCGAGTAAACTTAAAAATCGTCTTCTAGCAGGTAATCCGAATTGTTTTTCTTCACCATATAACTTTTGATATAAACCAGAAATTAGGCGATACATATCTTCAGAGAACAAAAACAGAATAGTAATGATATTGAAAGTCAACATGGTCAATAAAAACCCGAAAGCATAACTTTTAGGTATACTTAAAACACGACCTGTTTCTTCACCAATAGAGAATTGATATATAAAATTGATCATAACAACCAAAGAGATTGCAATATAGATCCAAGACCACCACGGTTGTTTGGTAATGGTTTTCAATGCCTGAAGCACATAAAAACTCAAAGCAACATAACCTATAACAAAAAGAACCCAACGTAT harbors:
- a CDS encoding thioredoxin family protein; translated protein: MSKFGELIDLKVPVLLDFYAEWNEQSTAMHSVLRDVAAALGNRGKVIKIDVDKNKELSQALRVKGLPTLMIYKKGEMVWRQSGEQDATTLMGILKEYV
- a CDS encoding metallophosphoesterase; its protein translation is MIRWVLFVIGYVALSFYVLQALKTITKQPWWSWIYIAISLVVMINFIYQFSIGEETGRVLSIPKSYAFGFLLTMLTFNIITILFLFSEDMYRLISGLYQKLYGEEKQFGLPARRRFLSLLALGIAAVPFGALLYGMYKGKYNFKVLKYDLEFDDLPDSFDGYQITQISDIHSGSFDDRKMIEYGIDLINKQKSDVLLFTGDMVNNMTSEMEPWADLFSTLEAKDGKFSVLGNHDYGDYIPWDTEELKHQNLEDLKTLQKKMGFDLLLNEHRYLQKGDDKIALVGVENWGKGGFKKAGDLKKAASKINADDFKILMSHDPSHWEMEVIQDAYHYHLTLSGHTHGMQFGIEIPGWIKWSPVKWRYPYWAGIYKEMGQFINVNRGFGFLGYPGRVGIWPEITVITLKKKALT